The Rhizobium oryzihabitans genomic sequence GAAGACGCCGGCCGATGGCTATATGCAGAAGGGTGGCAAGCGCGGCATCCACACCGAACATCTCGGCTTCATTCTCTCTGATCTGCAGTTCCTGCAACGGGCCTATCCCGGCGGGACCTGGTAGGAGGCGTCGATGAAGGCGGCCGAGCATCACCCTTCTGCGCGGCAGGTCTGGACCTGGCTTGCGGACGTTCCGGACCCGGAAATTCCTGTCATATCGCTGGTCGATCTCGGCATCATCCGCGATGTCGCCTGGGAAGAAGAGGGGCTGGTCGTGACGGTCACGCCGACCTATTCCGGCTGTCCGGCAACGACGATTATCAACCTCGATATCGAGCGTGCGTTGAACGAGCGGGGTATCGAAAAGGTCAGGCTGAAGCGCCAGCTTTCGCCCGCCTGGACGACCGACTGGATCAGCGCGGAAGGCCGCGAGAAGCTCAGGACCTACGGTATCGCGCCGCCGATTGACGGAACCGCTGCTGACGGTGTGCTGATGAAGCGCATCGACCGGCTTTCGGGCCGCTCCAACCTGACGATCGCCTGTCCGCGCTGCGGGTCGGCCAATACCGAAAAGATCAGCCAGTTTGGCTCGACTCCATGCAAGGCCAGCTATCGCTGCACCGACTGCCTGGAACCCTTCGATTATTTCAAGTGCATCTGACCTGACGCAAAGGATGAGGGCCACCCATGGCACGTTTCCATTCCCTGAATGTTACTGAAGTGCGCCGCGAAACCCGCGATGCTGTTGTCGTGACGCTGGTTCCCGCCGAGGAAGACCGCGCCGCCTTCGATTTCACCCAGGGCCAGTACCTGACCTTCCGCCGCAAGTTCGATGGTGAGGAACTGCGCCGCTCCTATTCGATCTGCGCGGGACGCGATGAAGGCGTGTTGCGCGTCGGCATCAAGCGGGTGGATGGCGGCTGCTTCTCCAGCTGGGCGAATGAGGGGCTGAAAGCCGGCGATACGCTGGAGGCCATGCCGCCGATGGGGGCCTTTTTCACCGATATCGAACCCGAAGCATCCAAGCATTATCTCGGCTTTGCCGGCGGCAGCGGGATTACCCCCGTCCTGTCGATCATCAAGACGACGCTCAAGCGCGAGCCGCGCTCCAGCTTCACGCTTGTCTATGCCAACCGCCAGATTTCCTCGATCATGTTCCGTGAGGAGCTGGAGGACCTGAAGAACAGCTATCTTGGCCGTTTTTCCGTCCTGCATGTGCTCGAAAGCGAGGCGCAGGACATCGACCTTTTCACCGGCCGCGTCAATGCGGAAAAATGTGCAGCGCTGTTCAAGAGCTGGATCGACCTGACCTCGGTGACGACAGCCTTCATCTGCGGTCCCGAGCCGATGATGCTGGCGATTGCAGGCGCGCTGCGCGAGCACGGACTGCGCGACGACCAGATCAAGTTCGAGCTTTTCGCTTCTTCGCAGCCAGGCCGCGCACGGGCGAGGGCACAGAACGCCCATGGCACGGATGCGAATGCCAGCTGTCAGGCAACGGTGACGCTCGATGGCGCCACCCGTATCTTCAACATGCCCAAACAGGGCCAGAGCCTGCTCGACGCTGCGCTCGAAAACAATATCGACGCGCCCTATGCCTGCAAGGCCGGCGTCTGCTCCACCTGTCGCGCCAAGGTCATCGAGGGCGAGACTGAGATGGAGGTCAATCACGCGCTTGAAGATTACGAGGTTCGGCAGGGTTACGTGTTGACCTGCCAGTGTTACCCGCTGAGCGACAAGGTCGTCGTCAGCTACGACCAGTGAGAGCGGAGGACGACCGCATGACCCACACCGAAACAATGCCGATCGAAGACTATCTCGCGCAGGGCGGTGTCCTAACCTCCCCGGACAATGTGCCGGCGCGCTATCGCGGCGAATTGCTGCGCCTGATGGCAAGCTTCGTCGATAGCGAACTGGCGGGCTCCGCCGGTTTTGCCGATATCATCAACGACGCGCCGGGTATCCAGGAGCGTATCTCTGCCGCCCGCATCGTGCTCGAAAAGACCGATCATGCCGGCCAGATCCTGAAGGTGATGGAAAGCTTCGGCGCCGATGGCGAACGTTACGCCGTCCACCACCCCTGGGCCGAGCGCCTTCCCCGCGATGCCGATATCGGGGCTGCCCGCCAGAAAGGCGACATGCGTCTTTCGGTCTTCCATTATCCGCTCGGCGGCTGGGTCGACGCCGTCGTCATGAATGTGCTGATGGGCAAGGCGGGGGTCATTCAGCTGCGCGAGCTTTCACATGTCTCCTACCAGCCGCTGGCCGAGGTTTTCCGCCGCATCCTGCCGCGCGAGGCGCGCCATCTCGAACTTGGCATCGCCGGTCTTGAGCGCATCGCGGCAAATCCGGCCGAACGTGATGCGGCCATGGCCTCCATCACCTATTGGCGCCCGCGGGTTGCCGCGAGCTTCGGGCTTTCCGGCTCAGCGCGCTTTGGCACGCTGGCACGGTTCGGCCTTCGCCATACTCCCAATGAAACACTCCTTGCCGAATGGCAGGCGGACGTCGAAGCGCAATTGTCTGCGCTGAAACTGATCTGACAGGAAGGAAATGACTATGAACGTTCTGGCGTCCCGGCCTCGCCGGCTCGAAAGCTATGTCTGCGGCAGCTGGACTACGGGGGCCAGGGAAGGCGTTCCGCTTCTTGACGCCTCGACCGGTGCGCCCGTCGCATTCATCGATTCGAGCGGCATCGATTTTGCCAGCACCCTTGCCTATGGTCGGGAAAAGGCCGGTCCGGCGCTGCGCCGCATGTCCTTCCATGAACGGGCCGCGATGCTGAAGGCGCTTGGCCTGGCGCTGATGGACCGCAAGGAAGAGTTTTACGCGCTTTCCGCAGCCACCGGCGCTACCCGCGCCGACAGCTGGGTCGATATTGACGGCGGCATCGGCACGTTGCTTTCCTACGCCTCCAAGGGCCGGCGCGAACTGCCCAATACCCGCGTGCTGCTGGATGGTGATGCCGAGGCTTTGTCGAAGGACGGCACTTTTTCCGCCCAGCATATTCTAAGCCCGCTTCAAGGCGTGGCGGTACACATCAACGCCTTCAATTTTCCCTGCTGGGGCATGCTGGAAAAGCTTGCCCCGACGCTGCTTGCCGGCATGCCGGCAATCGTCAAACCCGCTAGCCAGACGGCCTATCTGACGGAACTGATGGTGCGCCGGATGATTGAGACAGGCCTTCTGCCGGAAGGTGCGGTGCAGCTTATTGCTGGCTCGGTCGGCGATCTGCTCGATCATGTCGAGGGTCAGGACGTCGTCACCTTCACCGGCTCGGCCTCCACCGGCCGTAAACTAAAGAGCCATCCTGCCGTTATCGGCAATTCCGTCCGCTTCACCATGGAAGCCGATAGCCTCAATGCCTCCGTGCTCGGCATCGATGCCGGGCCCGGAACCGAGGAATTCGATCTCTTCGTCAAGGAAGTTGCTCGTGAAATGACGTCGAAAGCCGGGCAGAAATGCACGGCCATCCGCCGTGTCATCGCGCCGCGCGCCCATTGTGATGCGCTGGTCGCGGCCTTGGGCGACCGGCTGGGCAAGACGGTGCTTGGCAATCCCACCGACGAAAACGTCCGCATGGGTCCGCTCGCCAGCCTCGACCAGCGCGACGAAGTGCGTGCCCGCATCCGCGATCTGCTCGGCGATGCGGAAATCGTTGCCGGTGATCCCGATATGCCGCGCATCGTTTCCGGTAATGCCGAGGCCGGTGCCTTTCTCAATCCGGTGCTGCTTTATTGCGACCGCCCCTTCGAGGCGAAGGCCGTGCATGACGTCGAGGCTTTCGGCCCGGTCAGCACCGTCATGCCCTATGACCGCGCCGAGGAGGCCGTTGATCTCGCGCGTCGTGGCAAGGGCAGTCTCGTCGCCTCGGTCTTCACCAATGATCCGGCCTTTGCGGAGGAGGTCGTGCTTGGCATGGCGCCGTTCCATGGCCGGGTGATGATCGGCAACCGCGTCAGCGCCAGGACCTCGACCGGCCACGGCTCGCCGTTGCCCGGCCTCGTCCATGGCGGTCCCGGCCGCGCCGGCGGCGGCGAGGAGCTTGGCGGCATGCGCGGCGTCAAACATTACATGCAGCGCACTGCCATACAGGGCTCGCCGACACTTCTTTCAGCGGTCACCGGCCGCTGGGTTGCCGGCGCGCAGACACAGACGGACGGTGAACATCCCTTCCGCAAGTCGCTGGCGGAGCTTCGCATCGGCGATCAGCTGGTCACCGCCACTCGTCGGGTGACGCTGGAGGATATCGAACATTTCGCCAATTTTACCGGCGATACATTCTACGCACATATGGACGAGGAAGCGGCCAGGGCCAATCCGTTCTTTGAGGGACGCGTTGCCCACGGTTATCTGATCGTCTCCTTCGCGGCAGGCCTTTTCGTCGATCCCGCACCGGGTCCGGTGCTTGCCAATTACGGTGTCGACAATCTGCGCTTCCTCACGCCGGTTAATCCGGGGGACACGTTGCAGGTGCAGCTGACCTGCAAGGAAATCAATCCGCGCGTCGATGCCGAGCACGGGGAGGTGCGCTGGGACTGCAAGGTCACCAACCAGAACGATGTTGCCGTCGCCCAGTATGACGTTCTGACCATGGTGGCGAAAACGAGAAGCTGAACCTTTGGGCACGGCGAGGAGGCCTGATCTTGAGTGCGAGATCGGGCCTGTCGGATCACGGGAGATGTGGAGAAGGGCGTCTTGAGTCGTTCGTTGTGGAAAAGAGCGATGGTGCGCGTCAGCGCACGGCTTTAACGCCTTCGAGGATGAGCGTGGTTGCGATATCCGCATATTCGTCGCGTGTGACAGGGCCGTTCGGCCTGAACCACATATAGACCCAGTTCATCATGCCGAAGAGCGACATGGTCACTGGCATCAGCAATGGCCGGTCCCGGTTAAGGTCGGGGTTGACCTGCTGTATCACGCCGGAGAAGCGCTTGACGATTCGTCTTTCGATCGCCTGCAGCTCCGCAAGCTGTTCCTGCGACAGCGCGCTGGTGCCGTTGAGCTGCACCTTGTGTTCGTTATCGCGGCCTTCGTAGTTCTTCATGACGGCCTTCACGAGAAGGCGCAGGCGCTCCTGCGGCGCCACATCGCTACGATCCGCCGCTTCGATCGCGCCGTCGAGTTCCGTCAGGTGCGTGCGGACGATGTCGAATATCAACGCGTCCTTGCCGGGATAATAGTGATAGAGCAGGGCCTTGGAGACATTGCTGTGCGAGGCGATCATCGACATGGAAGCCTTCTCCATGCCCACCTCGGCAAACACCGCCGCGGCACTCGTCAGAATGCCACGCTGTTTTTCCTCGAAATCAACTGCCCGCGTCCGTGCCATGGTCTTCCTGTTTCTGCTCATTCCCGGGTGATTGCCGTGGGAGGGGTGCCGCTCCTCCCTTTACACAGTCAACCCGGTGCCGGACTATTCCGGCTTTTCCTTCATTCATTCTTTCGGGCGGTTGTCCACCACCCGCTTCGCCTTGCCTTCCGAGCGCGCCACGCCTCCGGGCTCATGCACCGAAATCTTCGTGGAAACGCCAACCACGCTCTTGATGTGGTGGGCAAGCTCTTTCGCAGATCCGGTGCGTGCGCCCTCATCGGTCGCGTCCAGCGTACATTCGACGTGAACCGTCATGTTGTCCATACGGCCCGAACGGCTGAGCTCGATCTGGAAATGAGGGGCAAGGCCGCGACATTTCAGGATCTGTTCCTCGATCTGCGTGGGGAAAACATTGACGCCGCGCAGGATCATCATGTCGTCGGAACGTCCGGTTATCTTCTCCATGCGGCGCATGGACCGCGCCGTGCCGGGTAGCAGCCGCGTCAGGTCCCGCGTGCGGTAGCGCACGATCGGCAGGCCTTCCTTGGTCAGTGTCGTGAAGACCAGCTCGCCAAGTTCGCCATCCGGCAGCACGTCACCTGTCACCGGATCGATGATTTCGGGGTAGAAATGATCCTCCCAGATGTGCAGGCCGTCCTTCGTCTCGACGCATTCGTTGGCGACACCGGGCCCCATCACTTCCGAAAGACCGTAGATATCGACGGCGTGCATGTCGAAAGCCTGCTCGATCTCCTGCCGCATCGAATTGGTCCATGGTTCGGCGCCGAAAATGCCGACGGCGAGGGAGCTTTCGCGCGGGTCGATGCCATGACGGCGGAACTCGTCGAGGATGGAGAGCATATAGGAAGGCGTGACCATAATGATGCGCGGCTTGAAATCCTGCATCAAGGTCACCTGGCGTTCTGTCATGCCGCCGGAAATCGGCACGACCGTGCAGCCGAGTTTCTCTGCGCCGTAATGCGCGCCGAGGCCGCCGGTGAACAGGCCATAACCATAGGCGACATGGACGATATCGCCGGCACGGCCGCCCGAGGCGCGGATCGAACGGGCGACGACGGTTGCCCAGGTGTCGATGTCCTTTGCGGTGTAGCCAACGACGGTCGGCTTGCCGGTGGTGCCGGAGGAGGCGTGGATTCGGGCGAGCTTTTCGCGCGGCACGGCGAACATGCCAAACGGATAGGTGTCGCGCAGGTCCTTCTTGGTGGTGAAGGGGAATTTTGCGAGATCCGACAACGTCTTCAGGTCTGAGGGGTGAACGCCGACCTCATCGAAGCGCTGGCGGTAAAAGGGGGAATTCTCGTAGGCGTGGGTCAGCGACCACTTCATGCGCTCAAGTTGCAGCGCGGAAATCTCGTCGCGCGACGCCGTCTCGATCGTGTCGAGGTCGCCGGGGCGGGGGAAAGGTCTTCCATTAAAATCTCCTCCGAGAATGCGATGGTACCGGCGTCGGCTCTACTCCGGCAGATGGGTACCCTTGACTGTTCGCGAGTGGCCGCGGAATTCCGCAACGTGCTCGCCCTCCTGATTGGTGATGCGGATATCGTAGATCCCGGCCCGTCCGCGGCGCGACACCTCCCGTGCCGTCGCCGTCAGCCGGTCGCCCTTGAAAGCCGGCGCGATATAGGTCACCGAACAGTGCTGGGCGACAGTGCGCTGGTTATAGGTATTGCAGGCAAAGGCGAATGCGGAATCCGCCAGCGTGAAGATATATCCGCCATGGCAGGTGCCATGGCCATTCGTCATGGTTTCGGCAATCGTCATCGTGATCGTCGCCTCGCCGGGCGCGACCGCAAGAAGCTCCATGCCAAGATGGCGGGTGGCGTTGTCATCGTCCCACATTGCTTTGGCGCAGGCTTCGGCCAGTGCCTGCGGGGAAAGGCTGGCGGCGCTCATTTGCCTTTGAACTCCGGTTTGCGCTTTTCGAGGAAGGCGGCAACGCCTTCGGCATAATCGGCGCTGCGCCCGGCCTCACACTGCAGGTCGCGTTCGAGGTCGAGCTGCTGATCCAGCGAATTGGTCGCAGCCGCCTGTATGGCGCGTTTCGTCATGCCAAGCCCTTTGGTCGGACCTGCGGCGAGGCGGGTGGCGAGCGCGGATGCCTCCTCCAGCAACTTGTCGTCATCGACGGCGCGCCAGATCAGGCCCCAGTCGGCGGCGGTTTCGGCTGCAAGCGGTTCTGCGGTGAGCGTGAGCGCCTTGGCACGGGCCTCGCCGATCAGACGCGGCAGGCTCCAGGTGCCGCCGGAATCCGGCACGAGGCCGATCTTGGCGAAGGCCTGGATGAAGCGGGCGGAGCGGGCGGCAAGGGTGATATCGCAGGCAAAGGCGATATTGGCGCCAGCGCCGGCGGCAACGCCGTTGACGGCACAGATGACCGGCTTCTCCAGGCTGCGGATCAGGCGCAGCAATGGATTATAGAAGGTCTCGATGGTGTGGCCGAGATCCGGCACGCCCTTCTTAGGGTCACGATCGCCAAGGTCCTGGCCGGCGCAGAAACCGCGGCCGGCACCGGTCAACAGGACGGCGCGGACATCCGCATCCGCATTGGCGCGCTCGAAACCGGCGCGTAGTGCAAGATGCATTTCTTCGTTGAAGGCATTGAGCCTGTCCGGGCGGTTCAGCGTCAGGCTGAGAACGCCATCGGCAAACGCAGACAGAATAGTGTCTGAATCCGACATGTTTCCTCCCTGTCGCCCTTCCCAGCGGCGACCGTAAAAAAGTTCTTGCATAAACCGGCCGGTCAGTCAATTATAAAACAGCAGACTGGGAGGAGCCAGATATGACCGGACTATTCGAGCGCCATCAACCGACGCTGCAAGCGGCGACTGATGCTGCGGCCAAGCGCGATTACTGGTCGGCCTATCCCGAGGTCCCAAGCGGCAAGATCTATGGCGAAACCGCCAAGGATGATGGTCTAGCCTCTTACAAGGCGCGCCTCGCGCAGCCCTTCGACCTGCCCGGACACCCTGCAGACAAAAGTCCTGTCGGCGTGGAAATCTCTCCCTTCGGCCCGGCGCTCGGCATTACCTATCCCGCCGCATCCCCCGATCTGCTGATTTCGGCGTCTCGCGCCGCCGCGTCGCAATGGGCATCCGCATCGCCGGAGGTGCGCACCGGCATCTGTCTCGAAATCCTGGCGCGGCTGAATGCCAGAAGCTTCGAGATGGCGAATGCCGTTATGCATACGACGGGCCAGGCCTTTGCCATGGCCTTTCAGGCCGGCGGCCCGCATGCCCAGGATCGTGGTCTTGAGGCGGTGGCCTATGCCTATGCCGAGATGAGCCGCACACCTTTGCAGGCGATCTGGACGAAGCCGCAGGGCAGGGGCGAGCCTATCGTCATGGAGAAGCACTGGCGCATTTTTCCGCGCGGTATTTCACTGGTCATCGGCTGCAACACGTTTCCCACCTGGAACAGCTATCCCGGCCTTTTCGCCAGCCTTGCCACCGGCAATACGGTCATCGTCAAGCCGCACCCGGCCGCGATCCTGCCTCTGGCCATCACCGTTGAGATAGCCCGTCAGGTGCTGGTGGAAGAGGGGTTTGCGGCCGACATCGTGCTGCTTGCCACTGATGCGCCCGGCGCCGAGATTACGAAGGATCTCGTGCGGCATCCCGCCATCGCTATCATCGACTATACCGGTTCGAACAGTTTCGGCAGCTGGGTGCGCGAAAACGCCGGCAGCGCCGATGTCTATACCGAAGAGGCGGGCGTCAATTCCATCGTCATCGGCGCCACCGACGATTTCGCCGGCATGTGCGGCAACATTGCCTTTTCGCTGTCGCTCTATTCCGGCCAGATGTGCACGGCGCCACAGGATATTTTCGTGCCGCGCGGCGGTATCGAAACGAATGAGGGTCACAAGAGCTTCGAGGAGGTCGCGTCCGGTATCACCGCTGCCGTCGATGCCCTGCTTGCCGATCCGGCGCGTGCGGCCGGTATCTGCGGAGCGATCGCCAATCCCGACACGCTTGCCCGCATTGCGGCGGCCCGGTCGGTCGGACGTGTATTGCGCGAGTCCATGCCGGTCGAGGGACTTGACGAGGCGCGCACCGCGACACCCCTGATCCTTGCCGTCGATGCGGCCGATACGGATGCTTATGGTGAGGAGCGCTTCGGCCCGATTGCCTTCGTCGTTGCTGTCGACAACGTGACCGAGGGCGTCAACCGCGCTGCTGAACTTGCCGAGCGCAAGGGGGCGATTACGGCCGCACTCTACGAAACAGACGAGGCACGAATTCTCGGCGCAGCCGACCGTTTCGCTGCCGCAGGCGTCAATCTTTCGGTCAATCTGACCGGCGGCATCTATGTCAACCAGAGCGCCGCTTTCAGCGATTTCCACGTTACCGGTGCCAACCCTGCGGGCAATGCCAGCCTGACGGATGCGGCATTTGTTGCAAACCGGTTCCGCGTGGTGATGTGGCGCCGCCCTGTGGCGGCGTGAGAGGAATTTCGACTTAAACTTTTTTCTTTGGGAGGAGAAATCAACATGAAATTTTTGACGACGACTGCGCTTGCAGCTTCGCTGGCCTTTGCCCTCGGCTTTGCCGCGCCCGCTTTGGCTGACATCAAGATCGGCGCCACCGTTTCCGAAACCGGCCCCGCATCGTTTTTGGGCGACCCGGAAGCCAAGACGCTGAAGATGCTCGTGGAAGAGATCAATGCGGCAGGTGGCGTCAATGGCGAGAAGCTGCAGCTTGTCATCTATGATGATGGCGGCGACCCGAACAAGGCCCGCACCTTTGCGACCCGCCTCGTCGAGGATGATGAAGTCGTTGCGGTCATCGGTGGCACCACGACCGGCACATCCATGGCCGTCATCCCGGTCCTTTCTGATGCCGAAGTGCCGTTCATCTCGCTTGCCGGCGCAATCGAAATCATCGATCCGGTCAAGCCCTTCGTTTTCAAGACGCCGCATACGGATCGCATGGCCTGCGCCAAGATTTTCGAGGACATGAAGAAGGCCGGTATCGCCAAGATCGGCCTGATCTCCGGCTCGGACGGTTTCGGCGCTTCCATGCGCAAGCAGTGCCTGGCGATCATCGGCGAATATGGCATCGAGGTTCTGGCTGACGAGACCTATGGCCCGACCGATGCCGACATGACGCCGCAGCTGACCAACATCAAGGGCAAGAATGGCATTCAGGCCGTGCTCAATCCGGGCTTCGGCCAGGGCCCGGCGATCGTCACGCGCAACTATGCGCAGCTTGCCGTCGGCCTGCCGCTCTACCAGTCGCACGGCGTCGCCTCGGACGGCTTTATCGAGCTTGCCGGTGCGCAGGCTGCGGAAGGCGTGCGCCTGCCGGGCACGGCGCTGCTCGTCGCCGGACTGCTTCCGGAAAGCGACCCGCAGCGCGCCGTGGTCGTCGCCTACAAGCAAGCCTATGAGAAAGCGACCGGAAAGCCGGTCTCGACCTTCGGTGGCTATGCTCATGACGCCCTGCGCATTCTCGTTGATGCGATCAAGCGGGCTGGCAGCGCCGAGCCGTCGGCAATCCGTGATGCCATTGAAGGCACATCGGGTCTTGTCGGAACGACCGGTACGGTGACGATGTCGGCAACGGATCATCTTGGCCTCGATCTCTCAGCCTTTCGCATGCTGAAGATCGAAAACGGCGGTTGGAAAATCGTCGAATAACCGGACCGTGCCGCCGGTCTGCGCCATCAAGGCGCTGACCGGCGGGAACCGTCGCGCCAAGCGGAGGCCCCCATGCCCGAATTGCTGCAATTCCTTCTGTCCGGGATAACGGTCGGCGCCGTCTATGCGCTGGTCGCTCTCGGTTTCACGATCATTTACAATGCCTCCGACGTCGTGAACTTCGCCCAGGGCGAGTTCGTCATGCTGGGCGGCATGATCACGTTTTTCGCGCATGCCGCAGGCGTGCCGCTGCCGCTGGCCGCGCTCATCGCCATCGTGACGACGGCGGCGATTGGCGTTGCGCTCAACAAGCTGGCGATAGAGCCCGCGCGCGGCGCGCCGGTTGTTTCGCTGATCATCATCACCATCGGCGCTTCGATTTTTATCAGAGGCGCCACGCAGCTCGTCTTCGACAAGCAGCTTCACCGTTTCCCGGCTTTTTCAGGCGACCAGCCGATTGCCATCGGCGGCGCGACCATCCTGCCGCAGAGCCTCTGGGTCATTGCCGGTGCGCTGGCCGTCTTCTTCTGTCTCTGGCTGTTCTTCACCCGCACGCTGATCGGCCGTGCGGTGCTGGCAACCGCCAATAACCGCGTCGCCGCGCAGCTTGTCGGCATCAACACCAATTATGTGATGACGCTCTCTTTCGCCATGTCCGCCGCGATCGGGGCACTGGCCGGCGTGCTGGTGACGCCGATTACGCTGACGGGCTATGATGTCGGCCTTGCGCTGGCGCTGAAAGGTTTTGCCGCAGCCATGCTGGGCGGCATGGGCAACCCGAAGGGCGCGCTGGTCGGTGGCCTGCTGCTCGGTATTCTGGAAGCAATGACGGCCGGTTATATCAGCTCGCAATATAAGGATGCGGCTGCGTTCATCATCATCCTCGCCGTGCTTTTCGCCATGCCACAGGGGCTGTTTGGCCACAAGTCGACGGATCGGGTGTGACAATGCGGTTATCGAACAAGGCAGCCACGCTTCTCATCCTCGCAGCAGTCATCGCGATTGCGCCGGTCTTTTTTCCGTCGTCCTATTATTTCCGTGTCGGCTCGCTGATTTTCGTCAACGGCCTTGCGGTGACGGGCCTCGTCATCCTCATCGGTTATGCCGGTCAGATCAGCCTCGGCCATGCGGGCTTTGCGGGTATCGGTGCCTATGCCTGCGCGCTTGCGCCCGTCCATCTCGGCCTGCACCCGGCGCTTGCCGCCATCCTCGGCGCGCTTGTTTCTGCGGCCATCGCCTATCTCGTCGGTCGGCCGATCCTGCGCCTCAAGGGATATTATCTTGCCGTCGCCAGCCTCGGCTTCGGCATCCTTGTTTCGATGGTGCTTTCGAACGAGGCCAAATTGACCGGCGGGCCGGATGGCATGGCGGTGCCGGAACTGGGCCTGCGCACCATGCTGAAGTCAATCGGCATCGACCTGTCCAACACCGAGTTCTGGTATGCTTTTTCCGGCCTCGTGCTGGTAATCGGCGCCTGGCTGGCGCTCAATCTGTACCACAGCCCGACCGGCCGGGCGCTGCGTGCATTGCATGGCTCGGAAGTCGCCGCCCGCACGGTTGGCGTCGATGTTGCGCACCATAAGCTGGTCGCCTTCGTCATCTCGGCGGTCTATGCCTCGGTTTCGGGCTCGCTGCTGGCGTTGCAGAACAAGTTCATCACGCCGGATGTCGCGGGTTTCATGCACTCCATCGAAATGGTGACCATGACGGTGCTCGGCGGTGCCGGTTCGGTGCCGGGCGCCATTCTGGGGGCTGCGATCCTCACCACGCTGCCGCAGGTGCTGACGATCTTTCAGGAATACGAACAGCTCATGCTCGGCCTCGTGATGATGCTGGTGATGATCTTCATGCGCGAGGGCCTGCTGCCGTCCATCGCGCGCCGTCTCAGAGGGAGGGGAGAATGAGCCTGCTTCAGATAGAGGGTCTCGGCATCGATTTCGGCGGATTGCGCGCCGTCCAGGATGTCGGCTTTTCCCTGAAACCCGGTGAGATCGTCTCCGTCATCGGCCCGAACGGTGCCGGCAAGACGACCCTCTTCAACATGATCTCCGGCGTCTATGCCCCGACGCGCGGCCGTGTCCTGCTGGATGGCGAGGACGTTACCCGCATGTCACCGCACCTGCTCGCCCGCCGCGGCCTGTCGCGGACCTTTCAGAATTTGCAGATATTCCAGTCGATGAGCGTGCTCGAAAACGCCATTGTCGGCCATCATCTGCATGAGCGCGGTTCGGTCTTCGCCGATCTCTTCTCGCTGCCTGCCACGCGTCGCCGCAGCCGG encodes the following:
- a CDS encoding ABC transporter substrate-binding protein gives rise to the protein MKFLTTTALAASLAFALGFAAPALADIKIGATVSETGPASFLGDPEAKTLKMLVEEINAAGGVNGEKLQLVIYDDGGDPNKARTFATRLVEDDEVVAVIGGTTTGTSMAVIPVLSDAEVPFISLAGAIEIIDPVKPFVFKTPHTDRMACAKIFEDMKKAGIAKIGLISGSDGFGASMRKQCLAIIGEYGIEVLADETYGPTDADMTPQLTNIKGKNGIQAVLNPGFGQGPAIVTRNYAQLAVGLPLYQSHGVASDGFIELAGAQAAEGVRLPGTALLVAGLLPESDPQRAVVVAYKQAYEKATGKPVSTFGGYAHDALRILVDAIKRAGSAEPSAIRDAIEGTSGLVGTTGTVTMSATDHLGLDLSAFRMLKIENGGWKIVE
- the paaG gene encoding 2-(1,2-epoxy-1,2-dihydrophenyl)acetyl-CoA isomerase PaaG — translated: MSDSDTILSAFADGVLSLTLNRPDRLNAFNEEMHLALRAGFERANADADVRAVLLTGAGRGFCAGQDLGDRDPKKGVPDLGHTIETFYNPLLRLIRSLEKPVICAVNGVAAGAGANIAFACDITLAARSARFIQAFAKIGLVPDSGGTWSLPRLIGEARAKALTLTAEPLAAETAADWGLIWRAVDDDKLLEEASALATRLAAGPTKGLGMTKRAIQAAATNSLDQQLDLERDLQCEAGRSADYAEGVAAFLEKRKPEFKGK
- a CDS encoding branched-chain amino acid ABC transporter permease, with protein sequence MPELLQFLLSGITVGAVYALVALGFTIIYNASDVVNFAQGEFVMLGGMITFFAHAAGVPLPLAALIAIVTTAAIGVALNKLAIEPARGAPVVSLIIITIGASIFIRGATQLVFDKQLHRFPAFSGDQPIAIGGATILPQSLWVIAGALAVFFCLWLFFTRTLIGRAVLATANNRVAAQLVGINTNYVMTLSFAMSAAIGALAGVLVTPITLTGYDVGLALALKGFAAAMLGGMGNPKGALVGGLLLGILEAMTAGYISSQYKDAAAFIIILAVLFAMPQGLFGHKSTDRV
- the paaN gene encoding phenylacetic acid degradation protein PaaN, whose protein sequence is MTGLFERHQPTLQAATDAAAKRDYWSAYPEVPSGKIYGETAKDDGLASYKARLAQPFDLPGHPADKSPVGVEISPFGPALGITYPAASPDLLISASRAAASQWASASPEVRTGICLEILARLNARSFEMANAVMHTTGQAFAMAFQAGGPHAQDRGLEAVAYAYAEMSRTPLQAIWTKPQGRGEPIVMEKHWRIFPRGISLVIGCNTFPTWNSYPGLFASLATGNTVIVKPHPAAILPLAITVEIARQVLVEEGFAADIVLLATDAPGAEITKDLVRHPAIAIIDYTGSNSFGSWVRENAGSADVYTEEAGVNSIVIGATDDFAGMCGNIAFSLSLYSGQMCTAPQDIFVPRGGIETNEGHKSFEEVASGITAAVDALLADPARAAGICGAIANPDTLARIAAARSVGRVLRESMPVEGLDEARTATPLILAVDAADTDAYGEERFGPIAFVVAVDNVTEGVNRAAELAERKGAITAALYETDEARILGAADRFAAAGVNLSVNLTGGIYVNQSAAFSDFHVTGANPAGNASLTDAAFVANRFRVVMWRRPVAA
- a CDS encoding branched-chain amino acid ABC transporter permease, coding for MRLSNKAATLLILAAVIAIAPVFFPSSYYFRVGSLIFVNGLAVTGLVILIGYAGQISLGHAGFAGIGAYACALAPVHLGLHPALAAILGALVSAAIAYLVGRPILRLKGYYLAVASLGFGILVSMVLSNEAKLTGGPDGMAVPELGLRTMLKSIGIDLSNTEFWYAFSGLVLVIGAWLALNLYHSPTGRALRALHGSEVAARTVGVDVAHHKLVAFVISAVYASVSGSLLALQNKFITPDVAGFMHSIEMVTMTVLGGAGSVPGAILGAAILTTLPQVLTIFQEYEQLMLGLVMMLVMIFMREGLLPSIARRLRGRGE